In Telopea speciosissima isolate NSW1024214 ecotype Mountain lineage chromosome 10, Tspe_v1, whole genome shotgun sequence, the DNA window CTTTTGCCTTATAACCTAGTTCCTTCATATTGTTCCTCACAATATGTTGGTGGTGCATTTGGCATTGCACATGGGCACCACAACCAGTAATATTCTCCCCTAGACTAAGTTGGTAAGAAAGAGACTGAGTGgttggtttattaggtgattagtatgcatctctctctctctctctctctctctctctctatatatatatatatatatatatatatatatatatattaagagaAATGATCGTAATTCTTTGCTGGAAAACTTTATCTTCGAAAGTTAAGCTCATGCTTCTTGTCACTAAAgcaaatatttatatttttcgTCACCTCATATGTTAACAGTTGACCGGAGATATACATGAGGAGGTTGAGAATCATAACCGGGTATTGGACCGAATGGTAAGTTATACCGAATTCTCTATGGTAAATTGAAAGTCATGTGCCTATCATTGTTCTCACAAGGGTTGTATTCATCAACTAGGGCAATGAAATGGATGCATCAAGGGGAATCCTTTCTGGAACTGTGGATCGATTCAAGTCGGTATGTGAATGAGATTCCTTCCCTTGTAGTATTCTTTTTTCTAAGGTGGCTGTTTCCGTGCTTAGTATGGTGAACTCTTTACTGCTGTAGGTTTTCGAGACCAAATCAAGCCGGAGAATGTTTACACTTGTGGCATCTTTCGTCCTCATCTTCCTGATCATATATTATCTGACTAGATAATCAATCTGTCTACAATTTACTAGGGTACAACTGCTAGGTTTGCTAGACTGGAAAGACTGTTCTCCTTGATACACCTAATATTCACCTAGATAAGAAtagtttccccccccccccctgtaaGATATTTCTGCATGTGAGTTCATGAGCACATTTCAATGTATTTGACTTGTTTGCGAATGTGTGGAATGGATTGCAGTTCTTCATTTCCTGCATCTCTAGCTCTGCTGATCtgctccttttttcttttcctcccccccccctctgaaTTCCCTTGTCTTGATTCAAAGTAGAGAACACCATATTTCTTTCTATTTGGCTCTCTTTTCAATGACCATCTGTGTTTTGTATCTTGAGTTCAGGAGGGCTTTCTCCAACCTTTGATATTAATTCTGATCATGTGAAATCAGAGTTTGATTATTCCTCCTCAGATGTCATGCATGAGCCGCTGACTACCAGGATAGGTCTCCCGTGTACTGAGTTTGGAAATACGTGAAGGTTATTGTCTACCATATAAATCCTTGACTGCTTGCAGAGTAAATATTTTTCTAAACCATGAAGCTACAGTATTCTTAAGTTTATATGTACATTTCACAAATGTTTTAGCTTCAAAGGTAGGGATGTCATGTAGCACAGGTTATATTGTACGTTGTCTGTAGTTCATATGGAAGAACCTTGGAGAAAGGTACCTTAACCTGTCCCATACCCCCTAGTCCGCCTCGACCCCTAAGAGAAATATTGTTACTCATTAACCgtaaaaaagtgaaaatttgaTTTACATTTCAAAGCTGGAGTGAAATTGAATGAGGGGGACCAAGAGGTACCCTTGCAAGCTTGTTTT includes these proteins:
- the LOC122641324 gene encoding bet1-like SNARE 1-1, producing the protein MNPRREVRSHRTALFDGIEEGGIRASSSYSSHEIDEHDNDRAVDGLQDRVNLLKRLTGDIHEEVENHNRVLDRMGNEMDASRGILSGTVDRFKSVFETKSSRRMFTLVASFVLIFLIIYYLTR